The Christiangramia flava JLT2011 region AACTGAAAAGTTTTCTTCGTAAATTATTCTTTCTGAAATGGTCTATATGGCTAAAAGGTTCATCGAGCAGTAAAAGTTCCGGTTCCTTAGCCAGCGCTCGTGCCAGTGCGATCCGTTGCTGCTGGCCACCGCTCAGGTGCTTCGCTTTGACATCAGCAAGGTCTTCCATTTCGACCACTTCGAGTAACTCCCTGATGCGTCGTTTCTTTTTTACCGGGTAGAAATTACTGAGATATTTTCCCACATTATCAGCCGCCGAAAGCGGGAGCATCAGGTCGAAATCCTGTGCAAGGTACTTGATGAATTCTTCGCCGGGAACCAGGTTATAATTCGGCCCGAGCAGTTCCTGGTCCTTCCAGAAAATTTTTCCGTCAGTATGAAGTAAACCGTAGATCAGTTTCAGAAGGGTACTTTTGCCACAACCACTTTCCCCTATCAGCGAAATATGCTGTCCTTCCGCTGCGGAAAATGTAATGTTTTCGAGAATTGGTGTCTGGTCGTAAGCGAAGGAAACCTTCTGCAGTTCTAACATAAATCGAAAATTTTAAAGCTCAAATTACTAATTTTTGTAAGCCAAAACCGAAATTTTATATATTTATCTATATGCCAAACCTTTAGCTATTGTCATGGAAAATTCAATGGAGAAATCTGAAGATCTTCAGCCGCAACCGGTGTACCCACGACTCACGATTGAGGAGATCAAAACCGAAGTTCTCAGCCACCTTTACCTGGAAAAAGGTCTTCTTTCCACTTTTATCTCCATGTTGAAAAGACCTTCCAAAACAGTTGAGATTTATCTTCATGGAAATCGCCGGAAAATCCAGAATCCCTTTCGTTATCTGATTATTGGGGTGGCTTTTTCCACTTTCATCATGCTGGCCAATCCTTCTTTCCGGAATTATATCAGTAACATTCAGCAAAGCAGTAAAGGAAATTATGATCAGCTTGACGCTGCTACGGGACTGTCTTTCTACGAAAAATTTACACAGGCACAGGAAATCTATATGTCTTACCAGAACCTGGTGCTTACCCTGGCCATTCCCTTAATCGCCCTGGTGACCTTCCTGTTCTTCCGAAAAAAAGCTTATAATTTTGCGGAACATATGGCCATTAACTGCCTCGTTTTTGGAACGATCTACTGGCTCAGTGGTTTGTTCAGCCTGGTGACTTTCTTTATGGATTATTCATTTATTATTTACCTGAGCTGGTTTCTCACTTTTGCCATTGGGACTTATTTATATTGGAAAGTTTTCTCGATCAATATTTTTAAAAGTATGCTCAGCATCCTTTCGGCTTATCTTGCGGCTATGGTTGTGGGAATCTTTTTCCAGATCGCGGTGTTCCTGGTATTATTGATCTTATAAAAAAAGCGGCTCAAAGGCCGCTTTTCAATAATTTGAAAGGAAGTTAGTTCTTCATGTTTTTATCAATATCATTCGGAAGCGCTTCAAAGCCCATATTATAGAACGTAAACCCAAAAATATCGGCGTATTCGTCTATGATCATACTGGTTGGTTTCCCGGCACCGTGACCTGCTTTGGTTTCAATACGGATCAATACTGGCTCATTTCCAGCCTGTTTTTCCTGTAATTCCGCAGCAAATTTAAAGCTGTGTGCTGGTACCACGCGGTCATCATGATCTCCGGTAGTCACCAGGGTGGCAGGATATTCGGTTCCGGCTTTCACATTGTGAACTGGCGAATAATTATAGAGATACTGGAACATTTCAGCATTATCTTCAGCAGTTCCATAATCATAAGCCCAACCCGCACCGGCTGTGAAGGTGTGGTAACGAAGCATGTCCATAACACCTACTGCCGGTAAAGCAACTTTCATTAAATCTGGTCGTTGAGTCATTGTCGCTCCTACAAGCAGACCGCCATTGGAACCACCGCGAACAGCAAGATAATCCCTGGAAGTATAGCCATTGTCAATCAGATATTCCGCTGCTGCGATAAAATCATCAAAAACGTTCTGTTTCTTGGTCTTGATACCGGCATCGTGCCATTCGCGACCATATTCTCCACCTCCCCTTAAGTTTGGAACGGCGTAGATACCACCCTGCTCCAGCCAAACGCTCATCGCGGTGCTGAATCCAGGGGTAAGACTAATGTTGAAACCTCCATAACCGTAAAGAATCGTTGGATTCTTCCCGTCCAGCTGCGTGCCTTTTTTGTAGGTGATGATCATCGGAATTTTAGTCCCGTCTTTCGACTCGTAAAATACCTGTTCGCTGGTATAATCTTCGGAATTGAAATCGATATCAGGCTTGTTATATACTTCAGAAGTTCCCTTTTCTATATCGTATTTATAGATCGTTCCCGGTGTTACATAATTGGTAAATGAGTAATAGCTCACCTTTTCTTCTTTTTTGGTACCAAAACCACCAACCGAGCCAATGCCTGGCAATTCCACCTCACGAACGAGTTTCCCGTCATAATCATACTGTTTTACCTGGGAGATCGCATCTTTCATATATTCCGCAAAAAAATAGCCGCCGCCGGTGGATGGGGACAGGACATTTTCGGTTTCTGGGATGAAATCCATCCAGTTTTCGGGAGTGGGATCAGAAGCGTCTACAGTAACGATCCTTCGGTTTGGAGCATTCAGATTGGTTACTATGTACAACTTGCTGCCCTCGTTATCGATCACGTACGAATCGGTGTCAAAATTGTCAATTATCGTTACGAGTTCAGGATTTTCAGCAGTAAGATCCATCAGGTATAATTCCCCTCCGGAAGTAGAATTTCTGGCTGAAATGATGAGGTAGTGATCATCTTCGGTCACACTTCCGCCCACATAGCGGCGCTTTTGAGCGTCAGAATCCCCAAAAATTACCTGGTCTTCGCTCTGTGCCATTCCCAGTTTGTGGTAATATAATTTATGCTGATCGGTTTTTGCGGAAAGCTCGCTTCCGTCTGGTTTGTCATAGCTGGAATAGTAGAAACCATCGTTGCCTTTCCAGGAAAGTCCGCTGAATTTGACGTCTTTGATCGTATCGCCCATGATCGCGCCGGTTTCGGCATTTTTTACGATCACTTTACGCCAGTCGCTTCCACCTTCAGAAATTGCGTAGGCCAGAATTTTACCGTTATCGGAAAAGCTCATTCCGGCAAGAGAGGTGGTGCCATCGTCGCTGAAGCTGTTGGGATCGAGGAACACTTCGGCTTCCGCATCTTCCGAATCTTTGCGATACAGCACATTTTGGTTCTGCAGACCATCATTTTTGAAAAAATAGATCTTTCCGCCTTCCTTAAAAGGAGCACCGAGTTTTTCGTAGTTCCATAATTCGGTCAAACGCTTGCGCAATTGATCGCGATACGGGATTTTGTCCAGGTAATTGAAGGTTACTTTGTTTTCAGCCTTCACCCAGGCTTCAGTTTCCGGGCTACGGTCATCTTCCAGCCATCGATAGGGATCTTGTACTTTGGTCCCAAAATAATCGGTGACGGTATCTACTTTTTTCGTTTCAGGATAGTCCAATTGTTGTTGATTTTGGCAATTTGCATTCAGGCTGATGCTCAAAACACCTGCGCTGAAAACTCCGGTAATTAGTTTTTTCATCTTTAAGCTCTTAAGTCGCCTAAAGTTAGCACAAAAAAAGCCCGAAAAAAATACAGTTTTCGGGCTTCGGAAATATTTATAACTTTTCTACAAAAGATGGTGTTCTTTTAGGTATTCCGCAATCTGAACCGCGTTGGTGGCGGCACCTTTCCGAAGATTATCAGCTACGATCCACATATTGAGCGTATTTGGCTGGGAATAATCTCTCCTGATGCGGCCCACGAAAACATCATTTTTACCTTCCGCATAGATCGGCATCGGGTACGTGTTGGTCGTAGGATTGTCCTGAACCGTAACACCCGGGAAATCATTAAGGATCTGGCGAACCTGTGCTTCGTCGAAATCTCTCTCAAATTCGATGTTGACAGATTCTGAATGTCCTCCTACTACCGGAATGCGAATGGCCGTGGCAGTCACTTTTACCGAATCATCCCCAAGGATCTTCTTGGTTTCATTGGTCAGTTTCATTTCTTCTTTCGTGTACCCATTATCCTGAAAAACGTCGCAATGTGGCAGCGCGTTTTTATGAATAGGGTACGGATAGGCCATTTCCGCGTTTTCACCTTTATATTCGCTTTCCAGCTGGTTTACAGCCTTGACACCGGTTCCGGTAATCGATTGATAGGTAGACACCACGACTCTTTTGATGCCGTAGTTATCGTGCAGCGGTTTCAGCGCCATGAGCAACTGAATGGTGGAACAGTTAGGATTCGCGATGATCTTGTCTTCTTTCGATAAAAGCCTGGCATTGATCTCCG contains the following coding sequences:
- a CDS encoding ABC transporter ATP-binding protein; amino-acid sequence: MLELQKVSFAYDQTPILENITFSAAEGQHISLIGESGCGKSTLLKLIYGLLHTDGKIFWKDQELLGPNYNLVPGEEFIKYLAQDFDLMLPLSAADNVGKYLSNFYPVKKKRRIRELLEVVEMEDLADVKAKHLSGGQQQRIALARALAKEPELLLLDEPFSHIDHFRKNNLRRKLFSYLKQHQITTIVATHDMTDALSFADRTIVLKNRKIYADAAPEDLYSMPPNKYVASLFGDVNHLMLRTLDVEDSRKRVLIYPHELKPASSEATLQAEVLRSYFSGSYYLNEALLQKEKIFFRSERAYEKGEVVPLEIDEQLIRSRLA
- a CDS encoding DUF3667 domain-containing protein, yielding MENSMEKSEDLQPQPVYPRLTIEEIKTEVLSHLYLEKGLLSTFISMLKRPSKTVEIYLHGNRRKIQNPFRYLIIGVAFSTFIMLANPSFRNYISNIQQSSKGNYDQLDAATGLSFYEKFTQAQEIYMSYQNLVLTLAIPLIALVTFLFFRKKAYNFAEHMAINCLVFGTIYWLSGLFSLVTFFMDYSFIIYLSWFLTFAIGTYLYWKVFSINIFKSMLSILSAYLAAMVVGIFFQIAVFLVLLIL
- a CDS encoding prolyl oligopeptidase family serine peptidase; this translates as MKKLITGVFSAGVLSISLNANCQNQQQLDYPETKKVDTVTDYFGTKVQDPYRWLEDDRSPETEAWVKAENKVTFNYLDKIPYRDQLRKRLTELWNYEKLGAPFKEGGKIYFFKNDGLQNQNVLYRKDSEDAEAEVFLDPNSFSDDGTTSLAGMSFSDNGKILAYAISEGGSDWRKVIVKNAETGAIMGDTIKDVKFSGLSWKGNDGFYYSSYDKPDGSELSAKTDQHKLYYHKLGMAQSEDQVIFGDSDAQKRRYVGGSVTEDDHYLIISARNSTSGGELYLMDLTAENPELVTIIDNFDTDSYVIDNEGSKLYIVTNLNAPNRRIVTVDASDPTPENWMDFIPETENVLSPSTGGGYFFAEYMKDAISQVKQYDYDGKLVREVELPGIGSVGGFGTKKEEKVSYYSFTNYVTPGTIYKYDIEKGTSEVYNKPDIDFNSEDYTSEQVFYESKDGTKIPMIITYKKGTQLDGKNPTILYGYGGFNISLTPGFSTAMSVWLEQGGIYAVPNLRGGGEYGREWHDAGIKTKKQNVFDDFIAAAEYLIDNGYTSRDYLAVRGGSNGGLLVGATMTQRPDLMKVALPAVGVMDMLRYHTFTAGAGWAYDYGTAEDNAEMFQYLYNYSPVHNVKAGTEYPATLVTTGDHDDRVVPAHSFKFAAELQEKQAGNEPVLIRIETKAGHGAGKPTSMIIDEYADIFGFTFYNMGFEALPNDIDKNMKN
- a CDS encoding aspartate-semialdehyde dehydrogenase, translated to MKVAVVGATGMVGNVMLKVLEERNFPVTQLIPVASEKSVGKKIAFSGKEYEVVSLETAVSMKPAIAIFSAGGDTSLNWAPKFAEAGTTVVDNSSAWRMHPDHKLVIPEINARLLSKEDKIIANPNCSTIQLLMALKPLHDNYGIKRVVVSTYQSITGTGVKAVNQLESEYKGENAEMAYPYPIHKNALPHCDVFQDNGYTKEEMKLTNETKKILGDDSVKVTATAIRIPVVGGHSESVNIEFERDFDEAQVRQILNDFPGVTVQDNPTTNTYPMPIYAEGKNDVFVGRIRRDYSQPNTLNMWIVADNLRKGAATNAVQIAEYLKEHHLL